The uncultured Cohaesibacter sp. genomic sequence TTCTTCGGGATAGCTGGAATAAAGGCAAACTGTTTACATGATTTATTGCGCTTTTGCCCTATGTGGCGTAAGAGCGAATGAGAGGTAAATCGTTAACTGTTTGACTTATCATAGTTCTTTCGGAGGAAATTATGGCATCCACATTTGGAAATCTGGCTCTTGCCCTGCAAAATGCCCAGCAGAGCGGTACCCCTGTTTATAGCGGCTGGAGCCTTTTTCCCGATCCTCTGGTGGCGCGAGCCGTTGCCAGCGGCCCCTTTGAGGCCTTGTTGATTGACTGCCAGCATGGACATATGGATTTTTCCCAGTCGCAGGCAATGACGATCGCCATCGCACAGGCTGGCAAGGCGCCATTGCTGCGCATTCCAGTTGCTGATTTTGCATTTGTGTCGCGTGCGCTGGATTTCGGTGTGCAAGGCATTGTGGCGCCCATGATCAATTCCGCCGATGAAGCGCGGGCTCTGGTCGATGCGGCAAAATATCCCCCGGTCGGCAAGCGGAGCTTTGCTCCTTTCGGGGCTTGTGCCCTTTATGGCATGGCGACCCCTGATTATGTGCAAGCGGCCAATCAGGATTGCATCGCCTTTGCCATGATTGAAACGCAAGAGGCGCTTGATAATCTCGATGCAATTCTGGCCGTGGAGGGGCTGGATGGTGTGTTTGTCGGGCCTGCAGATCTTTCGCTGACCCTTCTGAAGGGCGCGCGGGTGGATATGGATTGCGATCTGGCGAATGCTGCCTACGAGATGGTTGCCCATCAAGCGGCTGCCGCTGGTAAGCTCTCTGGCATCTATGCCTTCAATACAGACTATGCCAAGCGCTACGCCGGGTTCGGCTACAATCTCGTTGCTGTTGGCAGCGACACCG encodes the following:
- a CDS encoding aldolase/citrate lyase family protein, with translation MASTFGNLALALQNAQQSGTPVYSGWSLFPDPLVARAVASGPFEALLIDCQHGHMDFSQSQAMTIAIAQAGKAPLLRIPVADFAFVSRALDFGVQGIVAPMINSADEARALVDAAKYPPVGKRSFAPFGACALYGMATPDYVQAANQDCIAFAMIETQEALDNLDAILAVEGLDGVFVGPADLSLTLLKGARVDMDCDLANAAYEMVAHQAAAAGKLSGIYAFNTDYAKRYAGFGYNLVAVGSDTGYLAAGMLQMVEALKA